The nucleotide sequence CGTTGTAGATATAGCCGTGTCGCGCCAGCTTTTCCAGAAGCTCGCCCAATTCGTCGTAGCCCATATTGATATGTCGTCTGAACTCCTGAACAGGCAAGGCTTTGCCCTCTTTTTGCGCCGCATCCAAAAGCAGCAGGATTTTCAACACATCGTCAAACCGCCCGCGCGCATCGAAGCCCCTGCGGAACGCATCGCCCTGCCAATAAGACAGCGACGAAGTCAGCACCGCGCCGCCCAACACCAGCGTCCACAGCAAATTCAGCCACACCAAGAAAAACGGCACGGCGGCAAACGCCCCGTAAATCGAGCGGTAGCCGTCGAAATTGCCTATATACCAGGCAAACAGGAAACGCGCCGTCTCCAAGCAAAACGCCGTGACCAAAGCCCCGATAAACGCATGACGCGCAGGCACGAAGCGGTTGGGCACAAAACGGTACAGCCCCCACAGCAAAAGCGTGGCAAAAAACAGCGTACCTAAGGTTTGCAGTACCCCCACCACCCATTGCGGCGCAAACGAAGCCAGCGCAGAATCCTGCACCGACCCGACCATAAAAGAAATCCCCACGCCCAAAGACAGCGGCCCAAACGTCAGCAACGCCCAATACACCAAAAACTGCATCATCCAAGGCCGCTGCGTATTGACCCGCCAAATCCGGTTAAACGTATTGTCAATCGT is from Neisseria sicca and encodes:
- a CDS encoding YihY family inner membrane protein — translated: MPFLKWWQGLLGSKVFAFAWFVVRRFDEERVPQAASSMTFTTLLALVPVLTVMVAVASIFPVFDRWSDSFVAFVNQTIVPQGADMVFDYINAFRDQAGKLTAIGSVMLVVTSLMLIRTIDNTFNRIWRVNTQRPWMMQFLVYWALLTFGPLSLGVGISFMVGSVQDSALASFAPQWVVGVLQTLGTLFFATLLLWGLYRFVPNRFVPARHAFIGALVTAFCLETARFLFAWYIGNFDGYRSIYGAFAAVPFFLVWLNLLWTLVLGGAVLTSSLSYWQGDAFRRGFDARGRFDDVLKILLLLDAAQKEGKALPVQEFRRHINMGYDELGELLEKLARHGYIYNGRQGWVLKTGADSIELSELFKLFVYRPSPLGRDHVNQAVDAVMRPCLQTLNMTLAEFDAQAKKRQQSS